One window of the Pseudofrankia sp. DC12 genome contains the following:
- a CDS encoding SDR family NAD(P)-dependent oxidoreductase yields the protein MNPAEANGTTPPGRPARSPGEFRLAGRVAVVTGASSGIGRAVALRLVAEGAHVTAVGRDKSRLDALPAAAAEVASAGCPGQLRPVQVDLTDDDARRALVAALLAGPRVDILVHSAGGYTNGPHAEAPLDDLDWLYAANVRAPYALTQELLPALRTGGGDVIVINSSQGLHAGTNLGQFAATQHAMRAVTDSLRQEINADGIRVCGVHPGRTATPRQEALFAQEGRPYRPELLLAAQDVAEVVAGVLTLPANAEITEVHLRPARKSY from the coding sequence GTGAACCCGGCCGAGGCGAACGGCACCACCCCGCCGGGCCGGCCGGCCCGGAGCCCGGGCGAGTTCCGGCTCGCCGGCCGGGTCGCCGTCGTCACCGGCGCCTCCAGCGGCATCGGGCGGGCCGTCGCGCTGCGGCTGGTCGCCGAGGGCGCGCACGTGACCGCCGTCGGCCGCGACAAGTCCCGGCTGGACGCGCTGCCCGCTGCCGCCGCCGAGGTCGCATCCGCCGGCTGCCCGGGGCAGCTGCGCCCGGTGCAGGTCGACCTGACCGACGACGACGCCCGCCGGGCCCTGGTCGCCGCGCTCCTGGCCGGTCCTCGAGTCGACATCCTGGTGCACAGTGCCGGCGGCTACACCAACGGCCCGCATGCCGAGGCGCCGCTCGACGACCTCGACTGGCTGTACGCGGCGAACGTCCGGGCGCCGTACGCGCTGACCCAGGAGCTGCTGCCCGCGCTGCGCACCGGCGGTGGAGACGTCATCGTGATCAACTCGTCGCAGGGCCTGCACGCGGGCACGAACCTGGGCCAGTTCGCCGCCACGCAGCACGCGATGCGGGCCGTCACCGACAGCCTTCGCCAGGAGATCAACGCGGACGGCATCCGGGTCTGCGGCGTGCATCCCGGCCGGACGGCGACCCCGCGGCAGGAGGCGCTGTTCGCCCAGGAGGGTCGGCCCTACCGGCCCGAGCTGCTGCTCGCGGCCCAGGACGTGGCGGAGGTCGTCGCCGGAGTGCTGACGCTGCCGGCGAACGCGGAGATCACCGAGGTCCACCTGCGGCCCGCCAGGAAGTCCTACTGA
- a CDS encoding glycosyltransferase family 4 protein, whose amino-acid sequence MTVDGKLLITFLCEQYPPVVWDGAGIYTAVLSAALSALGHEVHVICAQGHRIVDEQVDGVHVHRRPLLRLPLSRVLGRYARYLTGPNYPRDSLALRASLTFSYALYLRQLGLRPDVIETQDGETRALMKVVAPSCPVVVHMHAPTMLTLRLAGPPLSLRGRIADRLDRITADRAAMVTSPSQLLVDTVRPYGWLRREDVAVVPNPFDAGPWRGVPPVSRTGAVVAAVGRLEPNKGLDVLLDALALVAARGTDAKLILAGSTSGHVDGVPTGRWLERRALELAVPTVFAGHLTQRELVDVYGQARVVAVPSRFESFSIAAVEGMASGRPVVTTTRTGIAPFLAEWEAGTVVPPEDPTALADALDPYLTDVELAERIGRNGRAGADRLDPAQIARDRVAVYRRAVTSFGQARAAAAR is encoded by the coding sequence GTGACCGTCGACGGGAAGCTGCTCATCACGTTCCTCTGTGAGCAGTACCCGCCGGTCGTCTGGGACGGCGCCGGGATCTACACGGCGGTGCTCTCGGCCGCGCTCTCGGCGCTCGGCCACGAGGTGCACGTCATCTGCGCGCAGGGCCACCGCATCGTCGACGAGCAGGTCGACGGGGTGCACGTCCATCGCCGCCCGCTGCTGCGGTTGCCGCTGAGCCGGGTGCTCGGCAGGTACGCCCGCTATCTGACCGGCCCGAACTACCCGCGCGACTCGCTGGCGCTTCGGGCCAGCCTGACCTTCTCCTACGCCCTCTACCTGCGCCAGCTCGGCCTGCGGCCGGACGTGATCGAGACGCAGGACGGCGAGACCCGCGCGCTGATGAAGGTGGTCGCCCCGTCCTGCCCGGTCGTCGTGCACATGCACGCTCCGACCATGCTCACGCTGCGGCTGGCTGGCCCGCCGCTGTCGCTGCGCGGCCGGATCGCCGACCGGCTGGACCGGATCACCGCCGACCGGGCCGCCATGGTGACGTCACCGTCCCAGCTCCTGGTCGACACGGTCCGTCCGTACGGCTGGCTGCGCCGCGAGGACGTGGCGGTCGTGCCGAACCCGTTCGACGCGGGCCCGTGGCGCGGGGTGCCGCCGGTGAGCCGGACGGGGGCCGTGGTCGCCGCGGTCGGCCGGCTGGAGCCGAACAAGGGCCTCGACGTGCTGCTGGACGCGCTGGCGCTGGTCGCCGCCAGGGGGACCGACGCGAAGCTGATCCTGGCTGGCAGCACGTCCGGCCATGTCGACGGCGTGCCGACCGGGCGCTGGCTGGAACGGCGGGCCCTGGAGCTGGCCGTGCCAACCGTCTTCGCGGGCCATCTAACTCAGCGCGAGCTCGTTGACGTCTATGGCCAGGCCAGGGTCGTCGCCGTGCCCAGCCGGTTCGAGAGCTTCTCGATCGCCGCCGTGGAGGGCATGGCGTCCGGCCGACCGGTGGTGACCACCACCCGCACCGGCATCGCGCCGTTCCTGGCGGAGTGGGAGGCGGGCACGGTCGTCCCGCCGGAGGACCCCACCGCGCTGGCGGACGCCCTGGATCCGTACCTGACCGATGTCGAGCTGGCCGAGCGGATCGGCCGTAACGGGCGCGCCGGCGCCGACCGGCTGGACCCGGCGCAGATCGCCCGCGACCGGGTAGCCGTCTACCGCAGGGCCGTCACCTCGTTCGGGCAGGCCCGGGCCGCGGCCGCTCGCTAG
- a CDS encoding PIG-L family deacetylase codes for MSEIAAARLTGAAATVRRSMTPAALRERALLPARSLYRRAWMRRGRDITRAMSRSSCLVVAPHPDDETVGCAVAIMRKRETGTHVTVVIVSDGAAAEPAPMPPAELAALRKDEARRAVTRLGLRPADVRFLDVPDTKVAQHVDEVADQLAQLIKELAPEQLLIPTSCDGHPDHDATNVAALEAVRRADFTGQVLEYGVWLWTHWPWTRGYGTEGYTARRLLRDPLDRIREVRPLLVAAKGYRSRQAYALAAHGSQVGPAVGGGSLPPSLLAAMRTPFELYLEAGALAHLNFLPTARSGAADEASSAPLADAPAGD; via the coding sequence ATGAGCGAAATCGCGGCCGCCCGGCTGACCGGCGCCGCGGCCACCGTGCGCCGTTCGATGACCCCGGCGGCGCTGCGCGAACGGGCACTGCTCCCGGCGCGGTCGCTCTACCGCCGGGCCTGGATGCGCCGAGGTCGCGACATCACCCGGGCCATGTCCCGGTCCTCCTGCCTCGTGGTCGCCCCGCATCCGGACGACGAGACCGTCGGCTGTGCTGTGGCCATCATGCGCAAGCGGGAGACCGGCACCCACGTGACGGTCGTCATCGTAAGCGACGGCGCCGCCGCCGAGCCCGCGCCGATGCCGCCCGCCGAGCTGGCCGCGCTGCGCAAGGACGAGGCGCGCCGCGCCGTCACCCGGCTCGGGCTGCGTCCGGCCGACGTCCGCTTCCTCGACGTGCCGGACACCAAGGTCGCCCAGCACGTGGACGAGGTCGCCGATCAGCTGGCCCAGCTGATCAAGGAGCTGGCGCCGGAACAGCTGCTGATCCCGACGTCCTGTGACGGCCACCCGGACCACGACGCGACCAACGTCGCCGCGCTGGAGGCCGTACGCCGGGCCGACTTCACCGGTCAGGTGCTGGAGTACGGCGTCTGGCTCTGGACGCACTGGCCGTGGACCCGCGGGTACGGCACCGAGGGCTACACCGCCCGCCGGCTGCTGCGCGACCCGCTGGACCGGATCCGCGAGGTGCGCCCGTTGCTCGTGGCGGCGAAGGGCTACCGCTCGCGCCAGGCCTACGCGCTGGCTGCCCACGGCAGCCAGGTCGGCCCGGCCGTCGGCGGTGGCTCGCTCCCGCCGTCGCTGCTGGCGGCGATGCGGACTCCGTTCGAGCTCTACCTGGAGGCCGGCGCGCTCGCGCACCTGAACTTCCTGCCCACGGCCCGGTCCGGCGCCGCCGACGAGGCGTCATCAGCCCCCCTCGCCGACGCCCCGGCGGGCGACTGA